From Halotia branconii CENA392, the proteins below share one genomic window:
- a CDS encoding ABC transporter ATP-binding protein yields the protein MANSRRLARLAAYLRPHWREATLGIIALLSVNGLGVYIPWLIRACVDKLSTNFSLNQVLHYVVQIILLSSAMLLIRMASRIWLFGVGRQVEFDLKQRIFEHLLKLEPAYFATNTAGDLISRATSDVDNIRRLLGFAVLSLANTFFAYLLTLPVMLAISVDLTLASLAVYPLMFLLVHLFSNYLRQQQAAVQEQISDISELIQEDISGIALIKIYAQEENERRAFAQRNQQLLTANMQLAKSRNILFPLIGGLASVSSLIIIWLGTIRISSGTLAVGDFLALLIYVERLVFPTTLLGFTITAYQRGEVSIDRLESILTVTPKIQDHADVIHLHRSDVKGELKAKNLSYTYPGSSIPALENINFTIAPGELVAIVGAIGSGKSTLANALPRLLDIESGQLFLDGWDITKIALADLRSAIAYVPQDSFLFSTTIKNNIRYGDPVREQEDVEFTAQVAQIHPEITNFPQQYETIVGERGITLSGGQRQRTALARAMLVNAPVLILDDALSSVDNQTATKILNNLSKDTDKKTVIFITHQLSAAAAADRIFVMDKGRIVQIGNHLELVQQKGLYRTLWSQHQVEELLR from the coding sequence ATGGCCAACTCTCGACGACTTGCTAGACTCGCTGCTTACCTACGTCCCCATTGGCGGGAGGCAACATTAGGCATTATCGCGCTGTTGTCTGTAAACGGACTAGGTGTTTATATCCCCTGGTTAATTCGCGCTTGCGTTGATAAACTTTCAACAAACTTCAGCTTAAACCAAGTGCTACATTACGTAGTACAAATTATCTTGCTGAGTTCAGCGATGTTGCTAATACGTATGGCATCACGTATTTGGCTATTTGGGGTAGGTCGTCAAGTAGAATTTGACCTCAAACAACGAATTTTTGAACACTTACTCAAGTTAGAACCGGCTTATTTTGCCACCAATACAGCTGGCGATTTGATTAGCAGGGCTACTAGTGATGTGGACAATATCAGGCGGCTTTTGGGTTTTGCCGTGTTAAGTTTGGCGAATACATTTTTTGCCTATCTCCTCACATTGCCAGTCATGTTAGCAATTAGTGTGGATCTAACATTAGCTTCTTTGGCCGTATATCCTTTGATGTTCTTGTTAGTGCATCTGTTTAGCAATTACTTACGCCAACAACAAGCAGCAGTACAAGAGCAAATCTCTGATATTAGTGAACTGATTCAAGAAGATATTAGCGGCATTGCCCTAATTAAAATTTATGCCCAAGAAGAAAACGAGCGTCGAGCTTTTGCTCAAAGAAATCAGCAGTTATTAACGGCTAACATGCAATTAGCAAAAAGCCGAAATATTTTGTTTCCGCTGATTGGCGGTCTAGCTAGTGTCAGTTCGTTGATTATAATTTGGCTAGGGACAATACGGATATCTTCTGGAACGCTGGCAGTTGGAGACTTTTTAGCGCTGTTAATTTATGTAGAGCGTCTGGTTTTTCCCACTACACTTTTAGGATTTACGATTACTGCCTATCAACGAGGTGAAGTAAGTATTGATCGTTTAGAATCTATTCTTACGGTTACGCCCAAAATTCAAGATCATGCCGATGTCATTCATCTGCATAGGAGTGATGTAAAGGGGGAACTAAAAGCTAAAAATCTCAGCTACACTTACCCTGGTTCCAGTATCCCAGCTTTAGAAAATATCAATTTTACGATCGCACCTGGGGAACTAGTGGCTATTGTGGGGGCAATTGGTTCTGGAAAATCAACTTTAGCGAATGCCTTACCACGCTTGTTGGATATTGAATCAGGGCAGTTGTTTTTAGATGGGTGGGATATTACTAAGATAGCGTTGGCAGATTTACGCAGTGCGATCGCCTATGTCCCCCAAGATAGCTTTTTATTCAGTACTACAATCAAGAATAATATCCGCTACGGTGATCCAGTTAGAGAACAAGAAGATGTAGAGTTTACAGCCCAGGTAGCCCAGATTCACCCAGAAATTACTAATTTTCCCCAGCAGTACGAAACTATTGTCGGCGAACGTGGTATTACTCTTTCAGGCGGACAACGACAACGCACTGCTTTAGCTAGAGCAATGTTAGTCAATGCTCCAGTATTAATTTTAGATGATGCTTTATCTAGTGTAGATAACCAAACTGCTACCAAAATCCTGAACAATCTTTCTAAGGATACAGATAAAAAAACTGTAATTTTTATTACGCATCAATTATCGGCGGCGGCGGCGGCTGACCGGATTTTTGTCATGGATAAAGGAAGAATTGTTCAGATAGGAAATCACTTAGAACTTGTACAACAAAAGGGTCTATATAGAACTTTGTGGAGTCAGCACCAAGTAGAAGAATTACTTCGTTAA